Proteins encoded within one genomic window of Clupea harengus chromosome 10, Ch_v2.0.2, whole genome shotgun sequence:
- the LOC105895034 gene encoding neurturin isoform X1 has translation MWLLEIVCLLLFSSVPDGKRWRRQEVPSMSSVQCHLRTWRVMLWVLASLLALVDGSVAGRDREESLPAILRSSERMAWYPTNHPQAQEEEEETDDPTSWAGLFESPSLLEEAEDHQRRWQRSPSDPASQRSRKNRERKEKIRKGRKNKDRPDCHMERKEMRVRDLGFGFDSDEIVVFKYCVGTCMSARKNYDLALRHLMENGSIPSRKVSSHPCCRPTHYETVSFMDAQTSWKTIKRLSAANCSCVG, from the exons ATGTGGCTACTTGAGATTGTGTGCTTATTGCTCTTTTCTTCTGTTCCAGATGGCAAAAGGTGGCGGAGGCAGGAGGTTCCTTCAATGTCATCTGTCCAGTGTCACCTGAGAACATGGAGG GTGATGCTATGGGTGCTAGCCTCCCTGTTGGCCCTTGTTGATGGATCTGTCGctgggagggacagagaggagtcTTTGCCAGCGATACTTAGAAGCTCAGAGAGGATGGCATGGTATCCAACCAATCACCCACAGgcacaggaagaggaggaggagactgaTGACCCCACTTCCTGGGCTGGGCTATTTG AAAGTCCTTCACTTCTGGAGGAGGCCGAAGATCACCAAAGGCGATGGCAGCGTTCCCCCTCCGACCCGGCATCCCAGCGTTCACGGAAGAACCGCGAAAGGAAGGAAAAGATccgaaaaggaagaaaaaacaaagaccGTCCAGACTGCCacatggagaggaaggagatgcGCGTGCGTGACCTGGGCTTCGGCTTCGACTCGGACGAGATAGTGGTCTTCAAGTACTGTGTGGGCACGTGCATGAGCGCGCGCAAGAACTACGACCTGGCCCTGAGGCACCTGATGGAGAACGGCAGCATCCCAAGCCGAAAAGTGAGCTCCCATCCCTGCTGCCGACCCACTCATTATGAGACGGTGTCCTTCATGGACGCCCAGACCTCCTGGAAGACCATCAAGCGCCTGTCCGCCGCCAACTGCAGTTGCGTGGGATGA
- the LOC105895034 gene encoding neurturin isoform X2 → MIGEVVQVRKDGKRWRRQEVPSMSSVQCHLRTWRVMLWVLASLLALVDGSVAGRDREESLPAILRSSERMAWYPTNHPQAQEEEEETDDPTSWAGLFESPSLLEEAEDHQRRWQRSPSDPASQRSRKNRERKEKIRKGRKNKDRPDCHMERKEMRVRDLGFGFDSDEIVVFKYCVGTCMSARKNYDLALRHLMENGSIPSRKVSSHPCCRPTHYETVSFMDAQTSWKTIKRLSAANCSCVG, encoded by the exons ATGATCGGAGAGGTTGTCCAAGTCAGAAAAG ATGGCAAAAGGTGGCGGAGGCAGGAGGTTCCTTCAATGTCATCTGTCCAGTGTCACCTGAGAACATGGAGG GTGATGCTATGGGTGCTAGCCTCCCTGTTGGCCCTTGTTGATGGATCTGTCGctgggagggacagagaggagtcTTTGCCAGCGATACTTAGAAGCTCAGAGAGGATGGCATGGTATCCAACCAATCACCCACAGgcacaggaagaggaggaggagactgaTGACCCCACTTCCTGGGCTGGGCTATTTG AAAGTCCTTCACTTCTGGAGGAGGCCGAAGATCACCAAAGGCGATGGCAGCGTTCCCCCTCCGACCCGGCATCCCAGCGTTCACGGAAGAACCGCGAAAGGAAGGAAAAGATccgaaaaggaagaaaaaacaaagaccGTCCAGACTGCCacatggagaggaaggagatgcGCGTGCGTGACCTGGGCTTCGGCTTCGACTCGGACGAGATAGTGGTCTTCAAGTACTGTGTGGGCACGTGCATGAGCGCGCGCAAGAACTACGACCTGGCCCTGAGGCACCTGATGGAGAACGGCAGCATCCCAAGCCGAAAAGTGAGCTCCCATCCCTGCTGCCGACCCACTCATTATGAGACGGTGTCCTTCATGGACGCCCAGACCTCCTGGAAGACCATCAAGCGCCTGTCCGCCGCCAACTGCAGTTGCGTGGGATGA